One genomic region from Carcharodon carcharias isolate sCarCar2 chromosome 12, sCarCar2.pri, whole genome shotgun sequence encodes:
- the LOC121284746 gene encoding cell wall protein DAN4-like, producing MDKQVLGSQEVQDFGEGIFQVNLTVDVQETVCNRSSGLDPANCTLIPIPDAKTATCFSFVTVKRDVGLISVVLQCTNTTFTTSTPIPTTTPSLTATTTTTPTPTTISTIPTTTPTTTPTTTTTITPTTTKTPITTPTTTPTTPTTTPTTTPTTTTTTPTTTTTTTPTTTTTTPTTTPTTTSASTKSSSSSGTTESSGKCRRKKYGRRGSYWCCRKKPGSRRRRCWWRCRWGRGRCNRHHNRYNRYNRYNRYNRYNRYNRYNYGRVNGYQPVGRTNPQGKRNWRE from the exons GTTCAGGATTTCGGAGAAGGTATATTCCAGGTCAACTTAACTGTTGATGTCCAGGAGACTGTGTGCAACAGAAGCTCTGGATTGGATCCGGCAAATTGTACACTGATACCTATCCCGGATGCT AAAACTGCTACTTGCTTCAGCTTCGTCACAGTTAAACGCGATGTCGGTCTCATCAGTGTTGTACTGCAATGTACAAACACAACATTCACAACCTCAACACCGATTCCAACAACAACGCCGAGtctaacagcaacaacaacaacaactccaactccaacaacaATATCAACGATTCCGacaacaactccaacaacaactccaacaacaacaacaacaataactccaacaacaacaaaaactccaataacaactccaacaacaacaccaacaactccaacaacaactccaacaacaactccaacaacaacaacaacaactccaacaacaacaacaacaacaactccaacaacaacaacaacaactccaacaacaactccaacaacaacatcagcatcaaccaAATCGTCATCATCATCAGGAACCACTGAATCATCTGGGAAATGCCGTAGAAAG AAATATGGCAGAAGAGGAAGCTATTGGTGTTGCAGGAAGAAACCTGGTTCAAGAAGAAGACGGTGTTGGTGGAGGTGTCGCTGGGGCAGGGGGAGATGTAACAGACATCACAACAGGTACAACAGATACAACAGGTACAACAGGTACAACAGATACAACAGGTACAACAGATACAACTATGGACGAGTAaatggctatcaacctgtaggaAGAACCAATCCACAAGGCAaaaggaattggagagagtga